One window of Hymenobacter sp. BRD128 genomic DNA carries:
- a CDS encoding ABC transporter ATP-binding protein gives MARSGLNTSGGDATADLPKPKVNKESLKRSLRIFKFVLPYRAKFIVGLLMLVLSSSTFMAFPWVAGKLVDAANHKPVLLPGGLSLDINRIALLLFVVIVCQGFFSFGRIWFFTQVSEFTVRDIRQALYAKFVQLPIPFFEQNRVGAITSRITSDVAQIQDTFSLTLAELFRQVFTLLGGITFIMLVSVKLSLFMLVTFPPIVLAAGLFGRKIRTLAKTTQQELAHTNTIVEETLQAINSVKAFTNEQFETRRYTVSLGKVVRAALQSNLYRGGFVSFVIIGLFGGIILVLWRGATLVYTAGPGHLEIGQLVSFIIYTAFIGASVAGLGELYGKVQSTLGASERILEILDETPEPTLREPATGLVPAQIRGDIRYEHVAFRYPTRPDVPVLQDIDFHIAAGEKIALVGPSGAGKSTIAGLLMQFYPLSGGRILVDGHDVQDYDLTSLRRHIGIVPQETLLFGGTIRENIAYGKPNASDQEIIEAARRANAWQFISAFPEALDTVVGDRGIKLSGGQRQRVAIARAILKNPAVLILDEATSSLDSESEKLVQGALDELMQNRTSLIIAHRLSTIRKVDKILVIDGGRIVEAGTHEELSDRAGGLYANLLRLQFELA, from the coding sequence ATGGCCCGTAGTGGATTGAATACCAGCGGCGGCGACGCTACCGCCGACCTACCCAAACCGAAAGTAAACAAGGAATCACTGAAGCGCAGCCTACGCATTTTCAAGTTTGTGCTGCCCTACCGGGCCAAGTTTATCGTGGGTCTGCTGATGCTGGTGCTGAGCAGCAGCACGTTTATGGCTTTTCCGTGGGTGGCTGGCAAGCTCGTCGATGCCGCTAACCACAAGCCGGTGCTGCTGCCCGGCGGCCTCTCGCTCGACATCAATCGGATTGCGCTGCTGCTGTTCGTCGTCATTGTGTGCCAGGGATTTTTCTCATTTGGACGCATCTGGTTTTTCACGCAGGTGAGCGAGTTTACGGTGCGCGACATCCGGCAGGCACTCTACGCCAAGTTTGTGCAGCTGCCCATCCCGTTTTTCGAGCAAAACCGCGTGGGCGCTATCACCTCGCGCATTACCAGCGACGTGGCTCAGATTCAGGACACGTTTTCGCTCACGCTGGCCGAGCTATTCCGGCAGGTGTTTACGCTGCTGGGCGGTATCACCTTTATTATGCTGGTGTCGGTGAAATTATCGTTGTTTATGCTGGTTACCTTCCCGCCCATCGTGCTGGCGGCGGGGCTTTTCGGGCGCAAAATCCGCACCCTAGCCAAGACCACGCAGCAGGAGCTAGCCCACACCAATACCATCGTGGAGGAAACCTTGCAGGCCATCAACTCGGTGAAGGCGTTTACGAACGAGCAGTTTGAAACCCGACGCTATACCGTATCGCTGGGCAAGGTGGTGCGGGCCGCACTGCAAAGCAACCTGTACCGGGGCGGCTTCGTGTCATTCGTGATTATCGGCCTGTTTGGCGGCATCATTCTGGTGCTGTGGCGCGGCGCTACGCTGGTGTACACGGCCGGCCCTGGCCACCTCGAAATCGGACAATTGGTGTCGTTTATCATCTATACGGCCTTCATCGGGGCTTCCGTAGCCGGCCTGGGCGAGCTCTACGGCAAGGTGCAGAGCACGCTGGGGGCTAGCGAGCGCATTCTCGAAATTCTGGACGAAACGCCCGAGCCGACCCTGCGTGAGCCGGCCACCGGCCTCGTACCCGCCCAGATACGAGGCGACATTCGCTACGAGCACGTGGCGTTCCGCTACCCTACCCGGCCCGATGTACCGGTGCTGCAAGACATTGATTTTCACATCGCGGCGGGCGAGAAAATTGCGCTCGTCGGCCCCAGCGGCGCGGGCAAAAGTACCATTGCGGGCCTGCTGATGCAGTTCTACCCGCTCAGCGGCGGCCGCATCCTGGTCGATGGCCACGACGTGCAGGACTACGACCTCACCAGCCTGCGCCGCCACATTGGCATTGTGCCGCAGGAAACGCTGCTTTTCGGCGGCACCATTCGCGAAAATATTGCCTACGGCAAGCCCAACGCTAGCGACCAGGAAATTATCGAAGCCGCCCGCCGCGCCAATGCCTGGCAGTTTATCAGCGCCTTCCCCGAGGCGCTCGATACGGTGGTGGGCGACCGGGGCATCAAGCTCTCGGGCGGGCAGCGCCAGCGCGTGGCCATTGCCCGCGCCATCCTCAAAAATCCGGCGGTCCTCATCCTCGACGAGGCCACCTCGTCGCTCGACAGCGAGAGCGAAAAGCTCGTGCAAGGTGCCCTTGACGAGTTGATGCAGAACCGTACCAGCCTCATCATCGCCCACCGCCTCAGCACCATCCGCAAGGTGGACAAAATCCTGGTTATCGACGGCGGCCGCATCGTGGAAGCCGGCACCCACGAGGAATTAAGCGACCGGGCGGGCGGGCTGTATGCCAATTTACTGCGCTTGCAGTTTGAGTTGGCCTAA
- a CDS encoding Uma2 family endonuclease — MPAPTSAHQQLASNFHGVSWNCLRRQPCRVFSVPFDVRPLRGTGNGDAQITTVVQPDISASCDRAKSDKRGCLDAPDWLGIFEEAQ, encoded by the coding sequence ATGCCGGCGCCCACTTCGGCGCACCAGCAACTTGCGTCTAACTTCCACGGCGTTAGCTGGAACTGCCTGCGTCGGCAGCCCTGCCGGGTCTTTTCGGTGCCTTTCGATGTGCGCCCGCTGCGCGGTACCGGCAACGGCGACGCCCAGATAACTACCGTGGTGCAGCCCGACATCAGCGCTAGCTGCGACCGGGCCAAAAGCGACAAGCGCGGCTGCCTGGACGCGCCCGACTGGCTCGGTATTTTTGAGGAAGCGCAGTAG
- a CDS encoding GH3 auxin-responsive promoter family protein: MGIKAALSRPLAAYTVHRYRQWQRQPVATQLALLRTLTRTAAGTAFGQAHDFGVIQTPADFAARVPIRDYEALKSYFDRVKAGAPAILWPGRPLYLAKTSGTTSGAKYIPITRASIGNHINGAKDALLHYVAATGRARFLDGKLIFLSGSPELERVGGIPTGRLSGIVNHHVPAYLRRNQLPSYATNCIEDWEAKLDAIVRETLGQPMTLISGIPPWVQMYFDRLTARTGRPVGEVFPNFDLFVSGGVSMEPYRARLLESIGRPVDSIELFPASEGFLAFQDQPGNPGLLLRLASGIFFEFVPAERFFEANPPRLTIAEVELGQQYAVVLTSNAGLWAYSLGDTVRFVDLYPHRVVVTGRIKHFLSAFGEHVIGEEVEAALREAVRQHPETEVTEFTVAPLVSGDPGQPSRHEWLVEFAQPPRDAASFAAALDTALRHRNTYYDDLRQGSILVPLQLTPLPAGAFQRYMKSVGKLGGQNKVPRLGNDRKLADGLRQFLTSVR; this comes from the coding sequence ATGGGAATAAAAGCCGCCTTAAGCCGCCCCCTGGCGGCCTATACCGTGCACCGCTACCGGCAGTGGCAGCGCCAGCCCGTTGCCACGCAGCTAGCCCTGCTGCGCACGCTGACGCGCACGGCGGCCGGCACGGCCTTTGGCCAGGCGCACGACTTCGGGGTCATCCAAACGCCCGCCGACTTTGCGGCCCGCGTGCCCATCCGCGACTACGAGGCCCTCAAGTCCTATTTCGACCGCGTAAAAGCCGGTGCGCCTGCTATTCTCTGGCCCGGCCGGCCGCTGTACCTGGCCAAAACCAGCGGTACCACTAGCGGCGCCAAGTACATTCCGATTACGCGGGCCAGCATCGGCAACCACATCAACGGGGCCAAGGACGCGCTGCTGCACTACGTGGCCGCCACTGGCCGCGCGCGCTTTCTTGATGGCAAGCTGATTTTCCTGTCCGGCTCGCCCGAGCTGGAGCGCGTGGGCGGCATCCCGACGGGCCGGCTCTCGGGCATCGTCAACCACCACGTGCCGGCCTATCTGCGTCGTAACCAGCTGCCTAGCTATGCCACCAACTGTATCGAGGACTGGGAAGCCAAGCTCGATGCCATTGTGCGCGAAACGCTGGGGCAGCCCATGACGCTCATTTCCGGCATTCCACCCTGGGTGCAGATGTATTTCGACCGCCTCACGGCCCGCACCGGCCGGCCGGTGGGAGAGGTGTTTCCGAACTTCGACCTCTTCGTATCGGGCGGCGTGAGCATGGAGCCCTACCGCGCCCGCCTGCTCGAAAGCATCGGCCGGCCGGTCGATAGCATCGAGCTGTTTCCGGCCTCCGAGGGCTTTTTGGCCTTTCAGGACCAGCCCGGCAACCCCGGCCTGCTGCTGCGGCTGGCCAGCGGCATCTTCTTCGAGTTTGTGCCTGCCGAGCGGTTTTTTGAGGCAAATCCGCCCCGCCTCACCATCGCCGAGGTAGAGCTGGGGCAGCAATACGCCGTCGTGCTGACTTCCAATGCCGGCCTCTGGGCCTACTCGCTCGGCGATACCGTGCGCTTTGTCGATTTGTACCCGCACCGGGTGGTGGTCACGGGGCGCATCAAGCATTTTCTCTCGGCTTTCGGCGAGCACGTTATCGGCGAAGAAGTGGAAGCCGCTCTGCGTGAAGCCGTGCGCCAGCATCCCGAAACCGAAGTCACCGAATTTACCGTGGCGCCCTTGGTGAGCGGCGACCCTGGCCAGCCCTCGCGCCACGAGTGGCTGGTCGAGTTTGCCCAGCCGCCACGCGATGCCGCTAGCTTCGCCGCCGCGCTCGATACGGCGCTACGCCACCGCAATACCTATTACGACGACCTGCGCCAGGGCAGTATCCTGGTGCCATTGCAGCTCACGCCGCTGCCGGCCGGCGCGTTTCAGCGCTACATGAAAAGCGTGGGCAAGCTGGGCGGGCAGAATAAGGTGCCGCGCCTGGGCAACGATAGAAAGCTGGCCGATGGGCTGCGTCAGTTCCTCACGAGCGTCAGGTAG
- a CDS encoding OsmC family peroxiredoxin, whose protein sequence is MINQFGKAQWTGDMKGHGTITTKSGTVEAPYSVGARFEGQKGTNPEELIGAAHAGCYTMFLAIVLSQHGHTVEDLQTTSTVTLDPAQQPPVITKIAVSVQGKVTGGNITPEDFQKHADFAKANCPVSKALGAVGEMTLEAKLS, encoded by the coding sequence ATGATTAACCAGTTTGGCAAAGCCCAGTGGACGGGCGACATGAAAGGTCACGGCACCATCACTACCAAGAGCGGCACGGTAGAAGCCCCGTACTCGGTAGGCGCGCGCTTTGAAGGGCAGAAAGGTACCAACCCCGAAGAGCTGATTGGCGCGGCGCACGCCGGCTGCTACACCATGTTCTTGGCCATCGTGCTTTCGCAGCACGGCCACACTGTGGAGGACTTACAAACTACATCGACCGTGACGCTTGACCCAGCTCAGCAGCCGCCCGTTATCACCAAAATCGCGGTGAGCGTGCAAGGCAAAGTAACCGGCGGCAACATTACGCCCGAAGATTTTCAGAAGCACGCCGACTTTGCCAAGGCCAACTGCCCGGTATCGAAGGCGCTCGGCGCCGTGGGCGAAATGACCCTGGAAGCCAAGCTTTCGTAG
- a CDS encoding phospho-sugar mutase, which translates to MPLSSDVQQRINTWLTPAYDADTQAEIKHLVDTHQDDQLNDAFYRSLEFGTGGLRGIMGAGSNRMNRYTLGMATQGLCNYLKMSFPNQEIKVAIAHDSRNNSRFFAETVAGIFAGNGITAYLFESLRPTPELSFAIRHLGCQSGCVITASHNPKEYNGYKVYWNDGSQVVAPHDTNIIAEVNKITSPEEVRFNGDPSRIHSIGQEVDAAYLAEVKKLSINPAAIQQQHDLGIVYTPLHGSGIKLVPPALAEFGFTNVSVVPGQAEPDGNFPTVQSPNPEEKSAMQMALDQAKAQNADIVLATDPDADRVGVGVKNDKGEWVLLNGNQTAALLTHYILSARQKAGKSLPNDFIVYTIVTSEILGDIAHHYGVKYYRTLTGFKYIAGLIRELTGVETYICGGEESYGFLIGDFVRDKDAVTACALVAEMAAVAKGQGRTLYQEMQQMYAQYGLYVEDLISLTKKGQRGAEEIQEMMVELRKNPPKTLAGSPVVEIRDYQTGKIQHLASGQEESTGVESSNVLQFITAAGDKISARPSGTEPKIKFYFSVKEPLASIADYEQTHKKAEEKIKHIIEEMQLK; encoded by the coding sequence ATGCCCCTCTCCTCCGACGTTCAGCAGCGCATCAACACCTGGCTCACACCCGCCTACGATGCTGACACCCAGGCCGAAATCAAACACCTCGTTGATACGCACCAGGACGACCAGCTCAACGATGCTTTTTACCGTAGCCTGGAGTTTGGCACCGGCGGCCTGCGCGGCATCATGGGCGCGGGCTCGAACCGCATGAACCGCTACACGCTGGGCATGGCCACGCAGGGCTTGTGCAACTACTTGAAGATGAGTTTCCCGAACCAGGAAATCAAGGTGGCTATCGCGCACGACTCGCGCAACAACTCGCGCTTTTTTGCCGAAACGGTGGCTGGCATTTTTGCGGGCAACGGCATCACGGCCTACCTGTTTGAGAGCCTGCGGCCCACGCCCGAGCTGTCGTTTGCCATTCGGCACCTGGGCTGCCAGAGCGGCTGCGTCATCACGGCCTCGCACAACCCCAAGGAGTATAACGGCTACAAGGTGTACTGGAACGACGGCTCGCAGGTAGTGGCCCCGCACGACACCAATATTATTGCGGAGGTGAATAAAATCACCAGCCCCGAGGAGGTGCGTTTCAACGGTGACCCTAGCCGCATTCATAGTATCGGCCAGGAAGTGGACGCCGCCTATCTGGCCGAGGTTAAGAAGCTGAGCATCAATCCTGCCGCTATTCAGCAGCAGCACGATTTGGGCATCGTGTACACGCCGCTGCACGGCTCGGGCATCAAGCTGGTGCCACCGGCTCTGGCCGAGTTCGGGTTTACCAACGTGAGCGTGGTGCCCGGACAGGCCGAGCCCGATGGCAACTTCCCCACGGTGCAGTCGCCTAATCCGGAAGAGAAATCGGCCATGCAAATGGCCCTCGACCAAGCCAAAGCGCAAAACGCCGACATCGTGCTAGCCACCGACCCCGACGCCGACCGCGTGGGCGTGGGCGTGAAAAACGACAAGGGCGAGTGGGTTTTGCTCAACGGCAACCAGACGGCCGCGCTCCTCACGCACTACATTTTGTCGGCGCGCCAGAAAGCCGGCAAATCATTGCCTAATGATTTTATCGTGTACACCATCGTGACGAGCGAAATCCTGGGCGATATTGCGCACCACTACGGCGTAAAATACTACCGCACGCTCACCGGCTTCAAGTACATTGCCGGCCTCATCCGCGAGCTTACGGGCGTTGAAACTTACATCTGCGGCGGCGAGGAAAGCTACGGCTTTCTCATCGGCGACTTCGTGCGCGACAAAGATGCCGTGACGGCCTGCGCCCTCGTGGCCGAAATGGCCGCCGTGGCCAAAGGCCAGGGCCGTACCCTCTACCAGGAAATGCAGCAGATGTACGCTCAGTACGGCCTCTACGTCGAAGACCTTATCTCCCTGACCAAGAAGGGCCAGCGCGGCGCCGAGGAAATTCAGGAGATGATGGTGGAGCTGCGCAAAAACCCACCCAAGACCCTAGCCGGCTCGCCAGTGGTGGAAATCCGCGATTACCAGACCGGCAAAATTCAGCACCTGGCCTCGGGCCAGGAAGAAAGCACCGGCGTAGAAAGCTCCAACGTGCTGCAATTCATCACTGCGGCCGGCGACAAAATCTCGGCCCGCCCGAGTGGCACCGAGCCCAAAATCAAGTTTTACTTCAGCGTGAAGGAGCCGCTAGCCTCCATTGCCGATTACGAGCAGACGCACAAAAAGGCGGAGGAGAAAATTAAGCATATTATTGAGGAGATGCAGCTGAAGTAG
- a CDS encoding XRE family transcriptional regulator gives MINTNLKFWRRELGLTQAQLADKLNIKRSLVGAYEEGRAEPRLATLVNMARLFNIPLDSLATTDFTKRKNAKTAAALREAGPLTDTLPEDKPLRVLAFTVGLDDKENIELVPLKAAAGYLNGYADREFIEELPRFRLPMLASTGTYRAFEIAGDSMLPLASGTTIVGRYVDDWANIKDGTPCIVVSQKDGIVFKRVYNKLKQSAMFALQSDNPLYSPYDVKAEDVLEIWEAKSYISSAFPIGGVSLEHLASMVLDLTQQVKQLQLQRV, from the coding sequence ATGATTAATACCAACCTCAAGTTCTGGCGCCGCGAGCTAGGGCTCACGCAAGCGCAATTGGCTGACAAACTGAATATTAAGCGCTCGCTAGTAGGTGCTTACGAGGAAGGCCGCGCCGAGCCGCGCCTGGCTACGCTCGTCAACATGGCCCGGCTGTTCAATATTCCGCTCGACTCGCTGGCTACTACCGACTTTACGAAGCGCAAAAACGCCAAAACGGCTGCCGCCCTGCGCGAGGCCGGCCCACTCACCGATACGCTGCCCGAAGACAAGCCGCTGCGCGTGCTGGCCTTCACGGTGGGGCTCGACGATAAAGAAAATATTGAGCTGGTACCCCTGAAAGCCGCCGCCGGCTACCTCAACGGCTACGCCGACCGCGAGTTTATCGAAGAACTGCCGCGTTTCCGCTTGCCCATGCTGGCTAGCACCGGCACTTACCGCGCCTTCGAAATCGCTGGCGACTCGATGCTACCGCTGGCCAGCGGCACCACCATTGTGGGCCGCTACGTCGACGACTGGGCAAATATCAAAGACGGCACGCCCTGCATCGTGGTGAGCCAGAAGGATGGTATCGTATTCAAGCGCGTGTATAACAAGCTGAAGCAGAGCGCCATGTTTGCCCTGCAATCGGATAACCCGCTTTACTCGCCCTACGATGTGAAGGCCGAAGACGTGCTCGAAATTTGGGAAGCCAAAAGCTACATCAGCAGCGCTTTTCCCATCGGCGGCGTATCGCTGGAGCACCTGGCTAGCATGGTGCTCGACCTCACGCAGCAGGTGAAGCAGCTACAATTGCAGCGGGTGTAG
- the recQ gene encoding DNA helicase RecQ, protein MPTTAATAVSLTAARQALKRYYGYDNFRPMQGDIIQSILGGQDTVVLMPTGGGKSVCFQIPAVVSEGVCVVVSPLIALMKDQVEALKANGIVAAYLNSSVGQSEANDIARAAVSGHLKLLYVSPEKLLSDGFLQFLTRVNVSIFAIDEAHCISSWGHDFRPEYTQLGTLRQHFPSTPIIALTATADRLTKRDIITQLKLHEPKVFLSSFDRPNINLLVRPGQDRIGQVLDYIGRHPNDAGIIYCLSRKSCETIAQKLQQKGIKAGYYHAGMTPNQRGSVQEAFLQDDLQVIVATIAFGMGIDKSNVRWVMHYNLPKNIEGYYQEIGRAGRDGAPATAILFYSFADVLSMREMVTKDVPARQAQLNTAKLERMQQFAEAASCRRRILLHYFSEDLGRDCGNCDICRNPPTTFDGTLLAQKALSASARAQQRVAINLLIDILRGMRNQAVLQGGYDQLKTYGAGQDLPYLDWYSYVHQMLNDGLFYIAYEEGYALKITERGQQVLKGQLPVSLKKFQVAEKTEKPTRAGKKAAAEAAAVAAGSPEARLFERLRQLRKRIADEQGVPPYVVFSDATLQEMAREQPTSRVAMLSISGVGMKKFETYGEAFIEAIIQHGPPRAVPAEDEADDLPSRPPFTDDFGPAKEKSAPAKGATEEATIELHRQGLNLTQIAQQRGLALSTVQGHLERAYAKGQALRLHEFLSDSDLAAIAAARAQLGPGAGLRDLFDHLREKYDYFQLRLAGIRAQRGK, encoded by the coding sequence ATGCCCACTACCGCTGCCACTGCTGTTTCTCTCACGGCCGCCCGCCAGGCGCTCAAACGCTACTACGGCTACGATAATTTTCGGCCCATGCAGGGCGATATTATCCAGAGCATCCTGGGCGGCCAGGATACGGTGGTGCTCATGCCCACGGGCGGCGGCAAGTCGGTCTGCTTCCAGATTCCGGCCGTGGTGAGCGAGGGCGTGTGCGTAGTGGTATCGCCGCTCATTGCCCTGATGAAAGACCAGGTGGAGGCGCTGAAAGCCAACGGTATCGTGGCGGCCTACCTCAACAGCAGCGTGGGCCAGAGCGAGGCCAACGACATCGCCCGCGCCGCCGTGAGCGGCCACCTCAAGCTGCTCTACGTGAGCCCCGAAAAGCTACTGAGCGACGGCTTCTTGCAATTTCTGACGCGGGTCAATGTCAGTATTTTCGCTATTGACGAGGCGCACTGCATTTCGAGCTGGGGCCACGATTTCCGGCCCGAATACACCCAGCTGGGCACGTTGCGGCAGCACTTTCCGAGTACGCCCATCATTGCCCTTACGGCCACGGCCGACCGCCTCACCAAGCGCGACATCATCACCCAGCTCAAACTGCACGAGCCGAAAGTGTTTTTGTCGAGCTTCGACCGGCCCAATATCAACCTGCTCGTGCGCCCCGGCCAGGACCGCATCGGGCAGGTGCTCGACTACATCGGGCGCCACCCCAACGATGCGGGCATTATTTATTGCCTCTCGCGCAAGAGCTGCGAAACTATCGCCCAAAAGCTGCAGCAAAAGGGAATTAAGGCCGGCTACTACCACGCCGGCATGACGCCCAACCAGCGCGGCAGCGTGCAGGAGGCCTTTTTGCAGGACGACTTGCAGGTCATCGTGGCCACCATTGCTTTCGGCATGGGCATCGACAAGAGCAACGTGCGCTGGGTGATGCACTATAATCTACCTAAAAATATCGAGGGCTACTACCAGGAAATCGGTCGCGCCGGCCGCGACGGGGCGCCCGCCACGGCCATCTTGTTCTACAGCTTCGCCGATGTGCTCTCGATGCGCGAGATGGTGACCAAGGACGTGCCCGCCCGTCAGGCCCAGCTCAACACCGCCAAGCTGGAGCGTATGCAGCAGTTTGCCGAGGCTGCCAGCTGCCGCCGCCGCATCCTGCTGCACTATTTCTCCGAAGACCTGGGCCGCGACTGCGGCAACTGCGACATCTGCCGCAACCCACCCACCACCTTCGACGGCACGCTGCTAGCCCAGAAGGCACTCTCGGCCAGCGCCCGCGCTCAGCAGCGCGTGGCTATTAATTTATTGATTGATATTCTGCGCGGCATGCGCAACCAAGCCGTGCTGCAAGGCGGCTACGACCAGCTCAAAACCTACGGCGCGGGCCAGGATTTGCCCTACCTCGATTGGTACAGCTACGTGCACCAGATGCTCAACGATGGCCTGTTCTACATCGCCTACGAGGAAGGCTACGCCCTGAAAATCACCGAGCGCGGCCAGCAGGTGCTGAAAGGCCAGCTGCCGGTGTCGCTCAAGAAATTTCAGGTAGCCGAAAAGACCGAGAAGCCCACCCGCGCCGGCAAAAAAGCCGCTGCCGAAGCGGCGGCCGTGGCTGCCGGCTCGCCCGAGGCCCGGCTCTTCGAGCGCCTGCGCCAGCTGCGCAAGCGCATTGCCGACGAGCAGGGCGTGCCGCCCTACGTGGTGTTCAGCGACGCCACCTTGCAGGAGATGGCGCGCGAGCAGCCCACCAGCCGGGTGGCTATGCTCAGTATCTCGGGCGTGGGCATGAAGAAGTTTGAAACCTACGGCGAGGCCTTTATCGAAGCTATTATCCAGCACGGCCCGCCGCGCGCCGTGCCCGCCGAGGACGAGGCCGACGACCTGCCCAGTCGGCCGCCCTTCACCGACGACTTCGGGCCTGCAAAAGAAAAAAGCGCCCCGGCTAAGGGTGCCACGGAAGAAGCCACGATTGAGCTGCACCGCCAGGGCCTCAACCTGACGCAGATAGCCCAGCAGCGCGGGCTAGCCTTGAGCACCGTGCAGGGCCACCTGGAGCGCGCCTACGCCAAAGGCCAGGCCCTGCGCCTGCACGAGTTTCTGAGCGATTCCGACCTGGCGGCCATTGCCGCTGCCCGCGCCCAGCTAGGCCCCGGCGCGGGCCTGCGCGACCTCTTCGACCACCTGCGCGAGAAATACGACTATTTCCAGCTGCGGCTGGCTGGCATCCGGGCGCAGCGGGGAAAGTAA
- a CDS encoding alpha/beta hydrolase, with amino-acid sequence MLSSWKSASARWAAPLAALGLLAACSNSQTTETTTSATARDSTATAAKPATDSSAAGRAMAVKPSGPKPAWVSGLHPEMQTVIEQLTAMSGPTPLNKLPVPQARKAPSPTDATMAVMQKFNIPTPPVTADTMSREVAPGVKARIYTPKSGTAPFPVIVYYHGGGWVIANLNTYDPSVRALCEQTGAVIVSVAYRQAPEHKFPTAHNDSFAAYQWTLKNAASLKGDPARVAVAGESAGGNLACAVSMMARDKKVQLPKHQLLVYPIAGYDLNTPSYQANTQTKPLNKDLMAWFFQHYLRTPADGKNPLIDLVHANLKGLPPTTLITDQYDPLMSEGKMLADNLQKAGVTVKYQNYDGVTHEFFGMAAVVPEAKQAQALASGELKSALK; translated from the coding sequence ATGCTTTCTTCCTGGAAAAGCGCCTCGGCCCGCTGGGCCGCGCCGCTAGCTGCCCTGGGCCTGCTGGCCGCGTGCAGCAACAGCCAAACCACCGAAACCACCACCTCAGCCACGGCCCGCGACTCGACGGCTACGGCCGCCAAGCCGGCTACCGACTCGTCGGCTGCTGGCCGGGCTATGGCCGTGAAGCCCAGCGGCCCCAAGCCCGCCTGGGTTTCCGGCCTGCACCCCGAGATGCAGACCGTGATTGAGCAGCTCACGGCCATGAGTGGCCCCACGCCGCTCAATAAGCTGCCCGTGCCCCAGGCCCGCAAGGCCCCCAGCCCCACCGACGCCACGATGGCCGTGATGCAGAAGTTCAATATCCCCACGCCGCCCGTTACCGCCGACACCATGAGCCGCGAGGTGGCCCCCGGCGTGAAGGCGCGCATCTACACGCCCAAGTCGGGCACGGCACCGTTCCCGGTTATTGTGTATTACCACGGCGGCGGCTGGGTTATTGCCAACCTCAATACCTACGACCCCTCGGTGCGCGCCCTGTGCGAGCAAACGGGCGCCGTTATCGTATCGGTGGCCTACCGCCAGGCGCCCGAGCATAAATTCCCCACGGCCCACAACGACAGCTTTGCCGCCTACCAGTGGACGCTCAAAAACGCCGCCAGCCTCAAGGGTGACCCGGCTAGGGTAGCCGTGGCCGGCGAAAGCGCCGGCGGCAACCTGGCCTGCGCCGTGAGCATGATGGCCCGCGACAAGAAAGTGCAATTGCCGAAGCACCAGCTGCTCGTGTATCCCATTGCCGGCTATGACCTGAATACGCCTTCGTACCAGGCTAATACTCAGACCAAGCCGCTCAATAAAGACTTGATGGCGTGGTTCTTCCAGCACTACCTGCGCACGCCCGCCGATGGTAAAAACCCGCTGATTGACCTCGTGCACGCCAACCTGAAAGGCCTGCCGCCCACTACGCTCATCACCGACCAATATGACCCGCTGATGAGCGAAGGCAAGATGCTCGCCGACAACCTCCAGAAAGCCGGTGTGACGGTAAAATATCAGAACTATGATGGCGTCACGCACGAGTTTTTCGGCATGGCCGCCGTGGTGCCCGAGGCCAAGCAGGCCCAGGCCCTGGCTAGCGGTGAGCTGAAAAGCGCGCTGAAGTAA